The Coraliomargarita parva sequence AGGCAAATGTCAGCGTGGCGGAAGCTCCGGAAGCACAGGCGGCCCCTGCCGTCGCTGCCCCCGCGGTCAAGTATTCGCGCAAGAACCCCTTCCCCGCCCAACTCAAGGAGCGCGTCCTGCTCAATGGGCGCGGCTCGGCCAAGGAAACGATTCACTTGGAATTCGACTTGGAAGGTTCGGGCCTTGACTACGAAGTGGGCGATGCACTCGCGGTCATCCCCCACAATGCGGAGGACGTCGTAGAAGACATTCTCAAGACAACACAACTGGATGCGGAAACACCGGTTTCCCTGAAGGACGGCGACTTCACCCTGCGTGACGCCCTGACGAAAAAGCTGGATGTTACCGGCATCTCCCTTCCCGTACTCAACCGCTACTACGAGATCTCAAAAGACAAGAAGCTCGATGCGCTGCTGGATCCGGCCAATAAGTCAAAGCTTCAGGAATATCTCTACGGTCGTGAGCTGATCGATGTGCTACATGATTTTCCGGCTGAGTCCATCTCCGCGGATGCGCTCGTCAGCATTATGCGCAAACTGCCTCCACGCCTCTACTCGATTGCTTCCAGCATCAAGGCTCATCCGGAAGAGGTCCACCTGACAGTCGGTGTTGTGCGCTATGACTCCCATGGACGCAAACGCAAGGGCGTCTGCTCGACCTATCTCGCGGAGCGCATTGGTGTGGGAGAGAAGGCGGAAGTCTTTGTTACGCCGAATAAGAACTTCAAGCTTCCTGCCGATCCCTCGACTCCTGTCATTATGGTGGGTCCGGGGACCGGTATCGCCCCCTTCCGCGCATTCATCGAAGAGCGCAAAGCAGTGGCGGCGCCTGGCAAGAACTGGCTGATTTTCGGCGACCAACATTATTTGACGGACTTCCTCTATCAAACGGAATGGCAAAGCTATCTGAAGGACGGCTTGCTCAGCAAGCTGGATGTCGCGTTCTCACGCGACCAGGCGGACAAAGTCTACGTGCAGGACCGCATACGTGAAAATGCAAAGGAGATGTTCGCCTGGCTTGAGGAAGGTGCCTGCTTCTATGTCTGTGGTGACGCTTCGCGCATGGCCACAGATGTCGACAATGCACTGCACGAGATTGTCGCCGAGCAAGGCGGCATGGGCGAAGAGGCCGCTTCCGAATACATCAAAAAGATGAAGGCGGAGAAGCGCTACCTCCGCGATGTCTATTAATGGTTTCGTAGGGCAGGTTCCGGCATGGGGCCTGCCCTACTTGAATCGCACGCAGATTGGGCGATTTTAGGCCAGGCAAGCCGATCCAGTCAAATGGACCCACTGGCCGTCGGCCTTCGCCGACTCGTAACAGGCCAGGATAAACTCGACCGCAGCCAACCCGCAGTGTCCGTCGACTGCCGGCGAACGATCCTCACGGATGGCCTCTACGAAATCCTGAAATTGCGCCTGATGGGCATCCCCCCAGGACCATTGATACGACTCGCCCGCATCCACTGCGGCGGTAGCGGAGCGTGTACCTCCGGCGGCCACTTGCCGGGCATGAGCATTGGCGCCCTCCCCTTCCAGTGTCTCTTTACCCTCGACGGCGAGTGTCTTTAAGCCGTCCCCCTCAATCAATGCAGACCCTTTTTGCCCGTAGAGGCCGAGACTGCAAGGATAGCCGGGATACAGGGAAGTGGAGGCCATGACCGACCCCAGCATGCCGTTTTCAAATTCTACGGTGATGAGGGCGAGGTCCTCGACTTCAATGCGCTCATGCGCACAAATGCGTGTCTGCGCACTCACCCGGCGCACGGGGCCCGCCATCCAGAGCATCAGGTCGATGGTATGGATCCCCTGATTCATCATGCAACCGCCGCCGTCCATGGCCATCGTGCCGCGCCAACCTGCGGAATCGTAGTATTCCTGGGATCGGAACCAAGGAACGCGTGCTTCCACAAAGACGAGTTCCCCCAGATCCCCCTTCTCGCGAGCTGCGATCACGGCACGGGATGATGGATCAAAGCGGTGCTGCGAGATGACCGCCAGTTTTCTTCCCGAGTCATTGGCCGCGTCAAGCATGCGCTGGCAAGCCTCGACTGTGATATCCATCGGCTTCTCGACGATGACATGCTTGCCTGCCTCCATGAGGCGAACCGCGAGGTCCGCATGAAGCCCGCTGGGGGTGCAGACCGTCACCGCCTCGATCGTGGTATCGCGGCAAAGCGTATCCAGATCCATTGTCGGGATGTCAAATTCCTCGGAAAGTGCCTGTGCTTGGCTTTCGTCGATATCGCACAGGCAGACCAAGTCCACCTGCTCTTTCATCTCAAGCAGTGCTCGGACCTGTGTCTTTGCGATCACACCGCACCCGACCAGTGCAAAACGGACTTTAGATGGAATATTTGGAGATGAAGACATGACTTTGTAGACTCGGGTTTGCTGGGGCAGAAAATGTATCAAGGTAACATCGAAGCGTGTTTAGGCATGTGTCTTTAATCCGGAAAGATTAGGAAAAGAACGCGTTCGAATACCCCTCAGTTTGGCCAATTGCTGCTAATTTTAAAAGCTAAATGATAACATTCCGCGGGCTCTGAAACCAATGGACAGATGAATCGGCATTTTGCAGGATTGAAACCTGCGGTCCATCATCTAAGTGAAGAATCGCTTGAGCTTGCTCACTGCTGAGACTAGACGCTCCACGTCTTCGAAGTCATTGTAGAATGCGAATGATGCACGTGCCGTAGCGGGGACTCCGAAGCGCTTCAGCAGCGGCATGGCACAATGATGACCGGCACGGACAGCCACCCCGTCTGCATCCAGAAAGGTGCCGATGTCATGTGGGTGTACCTCGTCAATGAGGAATGAAACCACCGATGCTTTCTTCGCGGCGGTGCCGATGATACGAAGGCCGTCAATGGCAGAGAGTTGCTCCGTAGCCGCCTGTAGCAAGGCGCCTTCGTGCGCCAAGGCAGCGGAACGATCAAGCCCCTGCAGGTAGTCAATCGCGGCCGAGAGGCCGATCACACCGGCAATATGAGGCGTGCCCGCTTCGAACTTGCCGGGGATCCCCTTGTAGGTCGTTCCTTCAAAATCAACCTTTTCGATCATATCGCCGCCGCTCTGATATGGCGGCAGGCGCTCCAGCCATTCCCGCTTTCCCCAGAGCACTCCGATCCCGGTGGGACCGAACACCTTATGGCCGGAAAAGACGAAGAAGTCGCAGCCCATCGCAGCCACGTTGATCGGCATGTGGGGGGAGGACTGTGCGCCATCCACCAACACCGGAATGCCGCGTGCGTGCGCCTTCTCAATCACCGCTTCAACCGGATTGATGCTGCCAAGCGCGTTCGAGATGTGCACGATAGATACCAGCTTTGTCCGCTCGCTCAAGAGGTCCTCGTAAGCCTCCATATCAAGCGAACCGTCATCCAGCACCGGAATCACTTTCAGCACCGCTCCGGTGCGTTCGGCTGCGATTTGCCAGGGCACAATGTTGGCGTGGTGCTCCATGTGCGAAATAAGAATTTCATCACCCGCTTGAAGGATCGCATTCGAAAAACCATGCGCCACAAGGTTAATGCCTTCGGTGGTTCCACGCACGAAGATGATTTCGTCCGGATCGGTCGCACCGATAAACGCTGCGGTTTTACCCCGGGTCGCTTCATAGGCGTCGGTCGCTTTTTCACTCAGGTAGTGAATACCCCGGTGAATATTGGAATTTTCCAATGCGTAGTAGCGCTGCACTGCCTCGACAACCGCAAGGGGCTTCTGCCCGGTCGCGGCATTGTCCAGATAGGTCAGAGGCTTGCCGCGTACCTGCGAGGCAAGGATAGGAAAATCCTTCCGGACGGACCGGTAATCAAATGTCTTCGGATCACTCACAGCGCCATAAAGTCTGAATGTGCGGGAGAATCTCAACAGTAATTACTCCTTTTTCACTACAAGGCCGTATTTCGTGAGCGATACCATTGACCTGCACAGTTCCTTTGCCTATCGCTCTGTCATGTTGCGCAACGAGGGGAAAGTCCTGGGATATCTGGTCGCCATGGCAGCCATTCTGACGGCTGCCATACTTGGCGTGAGCTTTTATTTTTCCAGTAGCAGCATCCATGAACTGCTTACTGAGAACTATCAATTGAACCAGGCCATTCGCAACCTGGCCCACGAGGAATCCATCGGCTATGCCTTGGTCCAGGAACAGTCCCGGGACGAATTCGGCCAAGTGGAAACGGTTGTGCGCTTCGTCCAAACGGCAGCCGGCAAGCCGGAGCTGGTGGTGTCCGAGCAGCTCTTCCACATTCCCGGCGATGTGATTCATTTCGATGCCATGATCGTTAAATTCGATGATCAAGTGGTCCGGGAGGGGAAGCAAAGGGCGCTGTATCTTTGGCGCCGGGTCTATGGGGAGCATACGGCTCCGGATAACGGCGAGTCCATCGAAGTGGCAGGCGCGGCACCGGAGCGCTACTACGATGCGATCACGCAAAAACTCAGAAACAAGGACCAGCAGGTCTTCTGGGATGCTATCTGGAGCTTATCCAATAACCCGCTCGCCCTGGACAAGGAGGGTATCACCGCCGTCTACGGCAATGTCAGCTACCTGCAGATGATACCCGGCAAAGTCTATCGATTTAAAATCGGTGCGACCGGGCAAATCTACCCCGAAGTCAGTAACCTGCCCTAGTCCGGGTACGGAGGTGAGACGGGGCGGGAGTTCCCCTGGAAGATCTGACGGTATATGCTGTTTGACGGCTTTCGCATCCTATTGACATCAAATCCCTTATCGCTGACATAGTACGGTCCGTAGCGGTAACTCGCGGCCAGCAGCGGATAGCTGAAATGCCCGTTCTCCTGAAGGTAGTCCTTGCAAAATGCCAGGTAATCGACCGCGACACGAATGTTCGTCTTCCATTCCCATGCCTCCCTGTAGGATTCATCACTTACCTGCTCCCATGCCCCCCGGGTGACTTGCATGATGCCCCGGGCAACCGAACTTCGGGCTTTCGCATTCAAGCTGCTTTCCGCCCATGCAAGCGCATAGACAAACTCCGCATCAATTCCGGACTGCGGTGCGGTTTCCGCAATGTAGGCCCAAACTGTTTCCGGTTCCACAGGCTCGGTACGTGGACGAATGTGGTGCCCCAGTAGGATGGCCAGCAGGGCGATCGCGGAGCTCAACGCCACGGCGATACGAATCATGCGGCGTTCATCTCGTATGTATCGTCGACCCAGGGACACGTGGTGAAACTAGATCAAAGTGATGGGCATGCAACTCGTTCCGTTAATGCGGAAAAACTTCTGTCTCTGTTCTCGACCTGAAGGTCCTAAGCTATAAGCATTAGTCCCTTTAATTATGACGAAAAAATCTGTGGAGTCGCTTAGTTTTGAGCAAGCCTTGGAGAAACTCGAAACCATTATCGAGGAGATGGAAGGTGGGGAAACACCACTGGCTGAGCTAGTTGCAAAATTCGAGGAAGGAAGTCGCCTGCTTAAGGCCTGCCAGTCGAAGCTGAACGAGGCGGAGCTCAAAATCGAGAAGTTGAACCTTGATACTGGTACAACTGAGGCTTTCGAAGACGACCCTTCGGACGCGTAATACCGGAACCACTGAATCGATACATTTAAATGTCCCTCTTGGATACCATTCATGGCCCGGACGATGTGAAGGCCTTGTCGACTGAGCAACTGCCGGCCCTGGCAGCTGAAATACGCGAGCGCATCATTACGACCACCTCCCACAATGGCGGACATGTAGGCCCGAACCTGGGCGTAGTCGAACTCACGATCGGCCTGCATCGCATTTTCAATACACCTGTGGACCGCTTTGTGTTCGACGTCGCGCACCAGGGCTATGTCCACAAACTGCTGACTGGCCGGAATGACGCACGTTTTGACAAGTTGCGGCAAAGCGGCGGATTCAGCGGCTTTCTTACCCGTGCCGAGAGTGAACATGATGCTTTTGGCGCCGGTCACGCCGGCACTGCCCTGTCGGCTGCGTTGGGCATGGCTTCGGCCCGTGACAAGCGAGGCTCGAATGAGCATGTGGTCGCCGTCTGCGGAGATGCGGCATTTACCTGCGGCATCACCATGGAGGCCTTGAATAATGTCACGGCCTCGACCAAACGCCTGATCATCATTCTGAACGATAACAAGTGGTCGATTGCCAAGAACGTGGGCGCCCTCCCCCGTTATTTCAACGAACTGATCACGAATCCGATCTACAACCGTCTCAATGATGATATCGAGTCCCTGCTGCAGAAAGTTCCCGGCGGTGAATCGATCATTCAGTTTGGCTCCAAATGGAAGCGGGAAACCAAGGATTTCTTTGTTTCATCCTCACTTTTTGAAAAGTACGGAATCCGCTATATAGGACCGATCGACGGACATGACCACAAGCAGGTCGAACATTACCTCGAATTCGCCAAAGCGGCCCAGCAACCGGTCCTCCTTCACGTCCTGACCACCAAGGGGAAAGGCTATGAGGTTGCGATCAAGAACCCGGAACGTTTCCATGGGGCAAGCCCCTTTGATCGTGACACCGGTAAGGCGAGTGGTTCCAAGCAGGTTTCAGCCCCGAAGTATCAGGACGTGATGGGCAAGACCCTGGTCGGATTGGCACGCAAGGACCCGAATGTGTTGGGCATCACGGCAGCCATGCCTTCCGGGACCGGAATGAACCTTCTGGCGGACGCATTGCCCGGGCAGTTCTTTGATGTGGGAATCGCCGAGGAGCATGCGGTCCTCTTCGCAGCCGGTCTCGCAACCTCAGGTTTCCATCCGGTCTGCGCGATCTACTCGACCTTCCTGCAGCGCGCCTACGACCAGATTATTCACGATGTGGCCCTTCAGCAATTGCCGGTCCTCTTCTGTATGGACCGTGCCGGCTTGTCTCCGAATGACGGTGCCACCCACCACGGTCTCTTTGATATCAGCTATTTGCGCCCGGTTCCCGGAGTCGTCATCATGGCACCATCCAATGAGGACGAGCTGGCAGACATGATCGCCACCGGCCTCGAATTCAAGGGGCCGGCGTTTATCCGGTATCCGAGGGGAAATGGTACTGGCGTGGCCATGAAGGAGGTCCCACAGGTCATCGAGATCGGTAAATCCGAACGTCTTCAGGAAACCGCAGAGATTGATATTTGGGCGATCGGCTCAATGG is a genomic window containing:
- a CDS encoding assimilatory sulfite reductase (NADPH) flavoprotein subunit, whose translation is MSKTVPQVPAGAPISSEQADLLNKLLPNLNPEQLLWIEGFISGLRIGQGGAVVAAAPAPSIPAKPELTVLYGSESGNAEALADQTAKAAESAGFKSTVLNMADVTPAKLKGLKNLLVLVSTWGEGDPPENATDFHEAFMADGAPKLDGLHFSVLGLGDTSYEHFCKMGQDFDTRLESLGATRIFDRQDCDVDYDDDYAAWSKGALSALKKANVSVAEAPEAQAAPAVAAPAVKYSRKNPFPAQLKERVLLNGRGSAKETIHLEFDLEGSGLDYEVGDALAVIPHNAEDVVEDILKTTQLDAETPVSLKDGDFTLRDALTKKLDVTGISLPVLNRYYEISKDKKLDALLDPANKSKLQEYLYGRELIDVLHDFPAESISADALVSIMRKLPPRLYSIASSIKAHPEEVHLTVGVVRYDSHGRKRKGVCSTYLAERIGVGEKAEVFVTPNKNFKLPADPSTPVIMVGPGTGIAPFRAFIEERKAVAAPGKNWLIFGDQHYLTDFLYQTEWQSYLKDGLLSKLDVAFSRDQADKVYVQDRIRENAKEMFAWLEEGACFYVCGDASRMATDVDNALHEIVAEQGGMGEEAASEYIKKMKAEKRYLRDVY
- a CDS encoding Gfo/Idh/MocA family protein, yielding MSSSPNIPSKVRFALVGCGVIAKTQVRALLEMKEQVDLVCLCDIDESQAQALSEEFDIPTMDLDTLCRDTTIEAVTVCTPSGLHADLAVRLMEAGKHVIVEKPMDITVEACQRMLDAANDSGRKLAVISQHRFDPSSRAVIAAREKGDLGELVFVEARVPWFRSQEYYDSAGWRGTMAMDGGGCMMNQGIHTIDLMLWMAGPVRRVSAQTRICAHERIEVEDLALITVEFENGMLGSVMASTSLYPGYPCSLGLYGQKGSALIEGDGLKTLAVEGKETLEGEGANAHARQVAAGGTRSATAAVDAGESYQWSWGDAHQAQFQDFVEAIREDRSPAVDGHCGLAAVEFILACYESAKADGQWVHLTGSACLA
- a CDS encoding aminotransferase class V-fold PLP-dependent enzyme, with protein sequence MSDPKTFDYRSVRKDFPILASQVRGKPLTYLDNAATGQKPLAVVEAVQRYYALENSNIHRGIHYLSEKATDAYEATRGKTAAFIGATDPDEIIFVRGTTEGINLVAHGFSNAILQAGDEILISHMEHHANIVPWQIAAERTGAVLKVIPVLDDGSLDMEAYEDLLSERTKLVSIVHISNALGSINPVEAVIEKAHARGIPVLVDGAQSSPHMPINVAAMGCDFFVFSGHKVFGPTGIGVLWGKREWLERLPPYQSGGDMIEKVDFEGTTYKGIPGKFEAGTPHIAGVIGLSAAIDYLQGLDRSAALAHEGALLQAATEQLSAIDGLRIIGTAAKKASVVSFLIDEVHPHDIGTFLDADGVAVRAGHHCAMPLLKRFGVPATARASFAFYNDFEDVERLVSAVSKLKRFFT
- a CDS encoding lytic transglycosylase domain-containing protein, encoding MIRIAVALSSAIALLAILLGHHIRPRTEPVEPETVWAYIAETAPQSGIDAEFVYALAWAESSLNAKARSSVARGIMQVTRGAWEQVSDESYREAWEWKTNIRVAVDYLAFCKDYLQENGHFSYPLLAASYRYGPYYVSDKGFDVNRMRKPSNSIYRQIFQGNSRPVSPPYPD
- the xseB gene encoding exodeoxyribonuclease VII small subunit, coding for MTKKSVESLSFEQALEKLETIIEEMEGGETPLAELVAKFEEGSRLLKACQSKLNEAELKIEKLNLDTGTTEAFEDDPSDA
- the dxs gene encoding 1-deoxy-D-xylulose-5-phosphate synthase, giving the protein MSLLDTIHGPDDVKALSTEQLPALAAEIRERIITTTSHNGGHVGPNLGVVELTIGLHRIFNTPVDRFVFDVAHQGYVHKLLTGRNDARFDKLRQSGGFSGFLTRAESEHDAFGAGHAGTALSAALGMASARDKRGSNEHVVAVCGDAAFTCGITMEALNNVTASTKRLIIILNDNKWSIAKNVGALPRYFNELITNPIYNRLNDDIESLLQKVPGGESIIQFGSKWKRETKDFFVSSSLFEKYGIRYIGPIDGHDHKQVEHYLEFAKAAQQPVLLHVLTTKGKGYEVAIKNPERFHGASPFDRDTGKASGSKQVSAPKYQDVMGKTLVGLARKDPNVLGITAAMPSGTGMNLLADALPGQFFDVGIAEEHAVLFAAGLATSGFHPVCAIYSTFLQRAYDQIIHDVALQQLPVLFCMDRAGLSPNDGATHHGLFDISYLRPVPGVVIMAPSNEDELADMIATGLEFKGPAFIRYPRGNGTGVAMKEVPQVIEIGKSERLQETAEIDIWAIGSMVAEAEKIAARLSEHGITAGVVNARFAKPIDRNALIESAQNTKLLVTMEDHVITGGFGAGVLETLQEAGITCPVQRIGWPDKFVEHGNSVSQLRESMGLDGEQILKQVLGRFNQIRLSNSQIYHSK